In the genome of Monodelphis domestica isolate mMonDom1 chromosome 2, mMonDom1.pri, whole genome shotgun sequence, one region contains:
- the RNF43 gene encoding E3 ubiquitin-protein ligase RNF43 isoform X2 has translation MDPTGRLNLTLEGVFAGVAEITPAEGKLMQSHPLYLCNASDDDNLEPGFISIVKLESPRRAPRPCLSLASKARMAGERGASAVLFDITEDRAAAEQLQQPLGLRWPVVLIWDKDAEKLMEFVYKNQKAHVRIELKEPPAWPDYDVWILLTVVGTIFVVILASVLRIRCRPRRRPEPLQQRTAWAISQLATRRYRTSCRLFQSQWSDSGSNYSSAPICAICLEEFTDGQELRVISCRHEFHRTCVDPWLYQHQTCPLCMFNIIEGTPFLQSSGPSHPYQEPGRRLHLIRQHPGHAHYHLPEAYLQGTLQTPVAQPPQPGPFLSSMEHGSWHHHPSRTLHLGHACTRPRPGALHNPHTASWRLGRFRACSMQHPLTCSTSPRRSRPHDSSGSGESYRTERSGYLADGPASDSSSGPCHGSSSDSVVNCTDISLQGIHGSSSTFRSSLSDFDPLVYCSPESETQEEVQLSIGYRPRSLDSVIPKTDPQVSSHIHYHKHRHHHYNKRFQWHGRKARPETGLSQLRLTASQTEPQSEPPPLVQKTPKSIASSPSTQVSYPRPRALTESNCGSEENSDPSPACLPSPLGLQRPVVLTHHPQRKQRGLPEPISVLQPQDVPVISNCKVCPNHDPNLTCPWPRETHPLIPGPLGLDTRLLPDATGPCYSSSQPVWLCLTKCHPLSHRPPEERSTEWSADVLEDRSCPYPHCQVLTAQPGPEEEIEELCEQAV, from the exons GCCCGGATGGCAGGTGAGAGAGGAGCAAGTGCTGTTCTTTTTGATATCACTGAGGATCGTGCAGCTGCTGAGCAG CTGCAGCAGCCCCTGGGACTGAGGTGGCCAGTGGTATTGATCTGGGACAAAGATGCTGAGAAGTTGATGGAATTTGTGTACAAGAATCAAAAGGCCCATGTGCGAATTGAGCTGAAGGAGCCCCCAGCTTGG CCAGATTATGATGTGTGGATTCTCCTTACTGTGGTGGGCACGATTTTTGTGGTCATCCTTGCTTCTGTACTACGGATCAGATGCCGCCCCCGCCGCAGGCCG GAACCCTTGCAACAACGAACAGCTTGGGCCATCAGCCAGTTGGCCACTCGAAGGTACAGGACCAGTTGCAGACTATTTCAATCCCAGTGGTCTGACTCTGGGAGCAACTACAGCTCTGCACCCATCTGTGCCATCTGTCTAGAAGAATTTACAGATGGGCAG GAGCTACGGGTTATTTCCTGCCGCCATGAATTTCACCGAACTTGTGTGGATCCTTGGCTGTATCAGCACCAGACCTGCCCACTCTGCATGTTCAACATCATAG AGGGAACTCCATTTCTCCAGTCCTCGGGACCCTCACATCCATATCAAGAACCTGGCAGAAGGCTCCATCTCATTCGCCAGCATCCTGGTCATGCCCACTATCATCTCCCTGAAGCTTACTTGCAGGGCACTTTACAGACTCCAGTAGCCCAACCCCCTCAACCTGGTCCCTTCTTGTCCTCCATGGAGCATGGTTCTTGGCATCACCACCCATCTAGAACCTTGCATCTTGGACATGCATGCACTCGGCCTCGCCCAGGAGCTCTTCATAATCCCCATACTGCTTCCTGGAGGCTGGGCCGCTTCAGAGCCTGTTCCATGCAGCACCCATTGACTTGTTCAACCTCTCCACGACGGTCAAGGCCACATGACAGCAGTGGATCAGGGGAGAGCTATCGTACAGAACGAAGTGGCTACCTGGCAGATGGACCAGCCAGTGACTCCAGCTCTGGGCCCTGCCATGGTTCTTCCAGTGACTCAGTGGTCAATTGCACAGACATTAGCCTTCAGGGCATCCATGGCAGCAGCTCGACCTTCCGAAGTTCCCTTAGTGATTTTGACCCCTTAGTATACTGTAGCCCTGAAAGTGAGACCCAGGAGGAGGTGCAGCTCAGTATAGGTTATAGGCCCCGATCTCTGGACTCTGTGATACCAAAAACAGATCCTCAGGTGTCAAGCCATATCCACTACCATAAGCACCGGCACCATCATTACAACAAGCGCTTTCAGTGGCATGGCAGAAAAGCTAGACCAGAAACTGGACTATCTCAGCTCAGGCTCACAGCTTCCCAGACAGAACCCCAATCAGAGCCCCCACCTCTTGTCCAAAAGACCCCTAAATCTATCGCCTCATCCCCATCTACACAGGTTTCTTATCCAAGGCCTCGGGCTCTCACAGAGTCAAACTGTGGTTCTGAAGAAAACTCTGATCCCAGCCCTGCTTGCCTCCCTAGCCCTTTAGGATTACAGAGACCTGTTGTCTTGACACATCACCCACAGAGGAAACAGAGGGGGCTTCCAGAACCTATCTCAGTCCTCCAACCCCAAGATGTGCCTGTGATCTCTAACTGCAAAGTCTGTCCCAATCATGATCCTAACTTAACATGTCCCTGGCCTCGAGAGACCCACCCATTGATCCCTGGACCTCTGGGCCTGGATACAAGGCTGCTACCAGATGCTACAGGACCCTGTTATTCAAGCTCACAGCCTGTGTGGCTGTGTCTTACAAAGTGTCATCCACTGAGTCATCGTCCACCTGAGGAGAGATCCACTGAATGGAGTGCTGATGTTCTAGAGGACAGGTCGTGTCCTTACCCACATTGTCAGGTTCTGACAGCCCAACCTG GTCCAGAGGAGGAGATTGAAGAGCTGTGTGAACAAGCAGTGTGA
- the RNF43 gene encoding E3 ubiquitin-protein ligase RNF43 isoform X3, whose protein sequence is MAGERGASAVLFDITEDRAAAEQLQQPLGLRWPVVLIWDKDAEKLMEFVYKNQKAHVRIELKEPPAWPDYDVWILLTVVGTIFVVILASVLRIRCRPRRRPEPLQQRTAWAISQLATRRYRTSCRLFQSQWSDSGSNYSSAPICAICLEEFTDGQELRVISCRHEFHRTCVDPWLYQHQTCPLCMFNIIEGTPFLQSSGPSHPYQEPGRRLHLIRQHPGHAHYHLPEAYLQGTLQTPVAQPPQPGPFLSSMEHGSWHHHPSRTLHLGHACTRPRPGALHNPHTASWRLGRFRACSMQHPLTCSTSPRRSRPHDSSGSGESYRTERSGYLADGPASDSSSGPCHGSSSDSVVNCTDISLQGIHGSSSTFRSSLSDFDPLVYCSPESETQEEVQLSIGYRPRSLDSVIPKTDPQVSSHIHYHKHRHHHYNKRFQWHGRKARPETGLSQLRLTASQTEPQSEPPPLVQKTPKSIASSPSTQVSYPRPRALTESNCGSEENSDPSPACLPSPLGLQRPVVLTHHPQRKQRGLPEPISVLQPQDVPVISNCKVCPNHDPNLTCPWPRETHPLIPGPLGLDTRLLPDATGPCYSSSQPVWLCLTKCHPLSHRPPEERSTEWSADVLEDRSCPYPHCQVLTAQPGPEEEIEELCEQAV, encoded by the exons ATGGCAGGTGAGAGAGGAGCAAGTGCTGTTCTTTTTGATATCACTGAGGATCGTGCAGCTGCTGAGCAG CTGCAGCAGCCCCTGGGACTGAGGTGGCCAGTGGTATTGATCTGGGACAAAGATGCTGAGAAGTTGATGGAATTTGTGTACAAGAATCAAAAGGCCCATGTGCGAATTGAGCTGAAGGAGCCCCCAGCTTGG CCAGATTATGATGTGTGGATTCTCCTTACTGTGGTGGGCACGATTTTTGTGGTCATCCTTGCTTCTGTACTACGGATCAGATGCCGCCCCCGCCGCAGGCCG GAACCCTTGCAACAACGAACAGCTTGGGCCATCAGCCAGTTGGCCACTCGAAGGTACAGGACCAGTTGCAGACTATTTCAATCCCAGTGGTCTGACTCTGGGAGCAACTACAGCTCTGCACCCATCTGTGCCATCTGTCTAGAAGAATTTACAGATGGGCAG GAGCTACGGGTTATTTCCTGCCGCCATGAATTTCACCGAACTTGTGTGGATCCTTGGCTGTATCAGCACCAGACCTGCCCACTCTGCATGTTCAACATCATAG AGGGAACTCCATTTCTCCAGTCCTCGGGACCCTCACATCCATATCAAGAACCTGGCAGAAGGCTCCATCTCATTCGCCAGCATCCTGGTCATGCCCACTATCATCTCCCTGAAGCTTACTTGCAGGGCACTTTACAGACTCCAGTAGCCCAACCCCCTCAACCTGGTCCCTTCTTGTCCTCCATGGAGCATGGTTCTTGGCATCACCACCCATCTAGAACCTTGCATCTTGGACATGCATGCACTCGGCCTCGCCCAGGAGCTCTTCATAATCCCCATACTGCTTCCTGGAGGCTGGGCCGCTTCAGAGCCTGTTCCATGCAGCACCCATTGACTTGTTCAACCTCTCCACGACGGTCAAGGCCACATGACAGCAGTGGATCAGGGGAGAGCTATCGTACAGAACGAAGTGGCTACCTGGCAGATGGACCAGCCAGTGACTCCAGCTCTGGGCCCTGCCATGGTTCTTCCAGTGACTCAGTGGTCAATTGCACAGACATTAGCCTTCAGGGCATCCATGGCAGCAGCTCGACCTTCCGAAGTTCCCTTAGTGATTTTGACCCCTTAGTATACTGTAGCCCTGAAAGTGAGACCCAGGAGGAGGTGCAGCTCAGTATAGGTTATAGGCCCCGATCTCTGGACTCTGTGATACCAAAAACAGATCCTCAGGTGTCAAGCCATATCCACTACCATAAGCACCGGCACCATCATTACAACAAGCGCTTTCAGTGGCATGGCAGAAAAGCTAGACCAGAAACTGGACTATCTCAGCTCAGGCTCACAGCTTCCCAGACAGAACCCCAATCAGAGCCCCCACCTCTTGTCCAAAAGACCCCTAAATCTATCGCCTCATCCCCATCTACACAGGTTTCTTATCCAAGGCCTCGGGCTCTCACAGAGTCAAACTGTGGTTCTGAAGAAAACTCTGATCCCAGCCCTGCTTGCCTCCCTAGCCCTTTAGGATTACAGAGACCTGTTGTCTTGACACATCACCCACAGAGGAAACAGAGGGGGCTTCCAGAACCTATCTCAGTCCTCCAACCCCAAGATGTGCCTGTGATCTCTAACTGCAAAGTCTGTCCCAATCATGATCCTAACTTAACATGTCCCTGGCCTCGAGAGACCCACCCATTGATCCCTGGACCTCTGGGCCTGGATACAAGGCTGCTACCAGATGCTACAGGACCCTGTTATTCAAGCTCACAGCCTGTGTGGCTGTGTCTTACAAAGTGTCATCCACTGAGTCATCGTCCACCTGAGGAGAGATCCACTGAATGGAGTGCTGATGTTCTAGAGGACAGGTCGTGTCCTTACCCACATTGTCAGGTTCTGACAGCCCAACCTG GTCCAGAGGAGGAGATTGAAGAGCTGTGTGAACAAGCAGTGTGA
- the SUPT4H1 gene encoding transcription elongation factor SPT4, whose product MALETVPKDLRHLRACLLCSLVKTIDQFEYDGCDNCDSYLQMKGNREMVYDCTSSSFDGIIAMMSPEDSWVSKWQRVSTFKPGVYAVSVTGRLPQGIVRELKSRGVVYKSRDTAIKT is encoded by the exons atgGCTTTAGAAACTGTTCCCAAGGATTTGCGGCATCTGCGAGCTTGCCTTCTTTGTTCCTTGGTCAAG ACTATAGACCAATTTGAGTATGATGGCTGTGATAATTGTGACTCATACCTACAGATGAAAGGTAACCGAGAGATGGTATATGACTGTACAAGCTCTTCTTTTGATGG GATCATTGCAATGATGAGCCCGGAGGACAGCTGGGTCTCCAAATGGCAGCGAGTCA GTACCTTCAAGCCTGGAGTTTATGCTGTGTCTGTCACTGGCCGCCTACCTCAAG GAATTGTTCGGGAGCTGAAGAGCCGAGGTGTGGTCTACAAATCCAGAGACACAGCAATAAAGACTTAG